One region of Bacillus pumilus genomic DNA includes:
- a CDS encoding deoxynucleoside kinase, whose amino-acid sequence MNNIEIPKDAVITIAGTVGVGKSTMTKTIADKLGFQTSLEKVDDNPYLEPFYSDFQRWSFHLQVYFLAERFKEQKRIFESGGGYVQDRSIYEDTGIFAKMHADKGTMSEVDYETYTSLFEAMVMTPYFPHPDVLIYLHGDLDHILHRIEERGREMETQTDRAYWEEMYTRYTEWIEQFDLCPVIKINIEDYDLLHDESSLDPILHEIASVIQKNRSKTK is encoded by the coding sequence ATGAACAATATCGAAATACCAAAGGATGCAGTGATCACAATCGCCGGGACTGTTGGTGTCGGAAAATCAACTATGACTAAAACAATAGCGGACAAGCTAGGCTTTCAAACCTCTCTTGAAAAAGTAGATGATAACCCATATTTAGAGCCCTTTTATTCAGATTTCCAAAGATGGAGCTTCCATTTACAGGTCTATTTCCTAGCTGAGCGTTTTAAGGAGCAAAAGCGGATTTTTGAATCTGGTGGAGGGTATGTGCAAGATCGTTCAATTTATGAGGACACTGGCATTTTCGCAAAAATGCATGCGGACAAAGGTACGATGTCTGAAGTAGATTATGAAACGTATACAAGTCTATTCGAGGCGATGGTGATGACACCTTACTTCCCTCACCCTGATGTTCTCATCTATTTACACGGGGATTTAGATCATATTTTACATCGTATTGAGGAACGCGGCAGAGAGATGGAAACTCAAACGGATCGAGCCTATTGGGAAGAAATGTACACGCGATACACGGAATGGATCGAACAATTCGATTTATGTCCAGTGATTAAAATTAACATTGAAGATTATGACTTACTTCATGATGAAAGCTCACTTGATCCCATTCTTCATGAAATAGCTTCTGTTATTCAAAAAAATCGCTCTAAAACAAAATAA